Proteins from a genomic interval of Chroococcidiopsis thermalis PCC 7203:
- a CDS encoding helix-turn-helix transcriptional regulator: MTITISQQALNDLFQETVERYLRSASLTQHPDPDDPLDVMYKYPQPLGQGYWREIKLRQGLELTIGDLQLRDRMVTKHPEQERQDIQYHFHFSGRHEDRRASIGSGEYGLFGIGIDPHRTCDCSDRQPYLEAIVHIKPEVLYSFASNQAGELPPALQPWIGQLDREHYCRRGNASLAMQRVARQIVQCPYQGIAKRLYLESKALELMAMVVVEEIEIWKGSGESYSLKPDVVERIHHAREILLRKLDNPPSLIDLAQQVGLNSRALKEGFRTCFGKPTFAYLHHYRLEQARQLLETKEMKVAEVAAAVGFNNQSYFAEAFRKKFGFNPKTYQMQRKKFF, encoded by the coding sequence ATGACTATCACTATCTCCCAGCAAGCCCTCAACGACCTATTTCAGGAGACTGTGGAGCGATACCTTCGGTCAGCTTCGCTAACGCAACACCCCGATCCTGACGATCCGTTGGATGTGATGTACAAGTATCCACAACCGCTAGGACAGGGCTACTGGCGGGAAATTAAACTGCGACAGGGACTAGAGTTGACGATTGGAGATCTTCAGTTACGCGATCGCATGGTGACAAAACACCCCGAACAGGAACGACAGGACATCCAGTATCACTTTCATTTTTCAGGTAGACATGAGGATCGTCGCGCATCTATTGGTAGCGGCGAATATGGGTTATTTGGAATTGGCATCGATCCGCATAGAACTTGTGATTGTTCGGATAGGCAACCCTATCTGGAAGCGATCGTACATATAAAGCCAGAGGTGCTGTACTCTTTTGCCAGTAACCAGGCAGGAGAATTACCACCAGCATTGCAGCCGTGGATCGGACAGTTAGATCGGGAACATTACTGTCGTAGGGGAAATGCTTCACTGGCAATGCAAAGAGTGGCGCGGCAAATTGTACAGTGTCCCTATCAAGGAATTGCCAAACGGTTATACCTAGAAAGCAAAGCCCTAGAATTGATGGCAATGGTAGTTGTGGAGGAAATAGAAATCTGGAAAGGTAGCGGCGAATCTTACTCCTTAAAGCCTGATGTAGTGGAGAGAATTCACCATGCTAGAGAAATTTTATTACGAAAACTTGACAATCCGCCATCGTTGATAGACCTAGCGCAACAAGTAGGGCTAAATAGCCGCGCGCTTAAAGAGGGATTTCGCACTTGTTTTGGCAAACCTACCTTTGCTTACCTGCACCACTATCGGCTAGAGCAAGCGCGTCAACTGTTAGAAACTAAAGAAATGAAAGTAGCTGAAGTTGCTGCTGCCGTGGGATTTAACAATCAAAGCTATTTTGCGGAGGCATTTAGAAAAAAATTTGGTTTCAATCCTAAGACTTATCAGATGCAGCGAAAAAAGTTCTTCTAG